The Amycolatopsis mongoliensis genome includes a window with the following:
- a CDS encoding DUF3046 domain-containing protein, whose amino-acid sequence MRITVFRRLMADEFGSGRAQVLARDHVLSGLGGRTVDQALTAGIPAKEIWREVCDAFDVPRERR is encoded by the coding sequence ATGCGGATCACGGTTTTCCGGCGGCTGATGGCCGACGAGTTCGGCTCCGGGCGTGCCCAAGTGCTGGCCAGGGACCACGTGCTCAGCGGGCTCGGCGGCCGCACCGTGGACCAGGCGCTGACCGCGGGAATCCCGGCCAAGGAGATCTGGCGAGAGGTCTGCGACGCCTTCGACGTCCCCCGAGAACGGCGCTGA
- the recA gene encoding recombinase RecA: MPAAPDKDKALELALAQIDKQYGKGSVMRLGQDGRAPVSVIPTGAIALDVALGIGGLPRGRVVEVYGPESSGKTTVALHAVANAQKAGGIAAFIDAEHALDPEYAKKLGVDTDALLVSQPDTGEQALEIADMLIRSGALDILVIDSVAALVPRAEIEGEMGDSHVGLQARLMSQALRKMTGAMNNSGTTAIFINQLREKIGVMFGSPETTTGGKALKFYASVRLDVRRIETLKDGGEPVGNRTRVKVVKNKMAPPFKQAEFDILYGHGVSREGSLIDMGVDQAILRKSGAWYTYEGDQLGQGKENARKFLRDNPDIANEIEKRIKEKLGIGAQLDAEAVEAVPAPVDF; the protein is encoded by the coding sequence ATGCCTGCAGCACCCGACAAGGACAAGGCGCTCGAGCTCGCGCTCGCGCAGATCGACAAGCAGTACGGCAAGGGCTCGGTCATGCGGCTCGGCCAGGACGGCCGCGCGCCCGTCTCCGTGATCCCGACCGGCGCGATCGCCCTCGACGTCGCGCTCGGCATCGGCGGGCTGCCCCGCGGCCGCGTGGTCGAGGTCTACGGCCCGGAGTCCTCCGGTAAGACCACGGTCGCCCTGCACGCGGTGGCGAACGCGCAGAAGGCCGGCGGCATCGCGGCGTTCATCGACGCGGAGCACGCGCTGGACCCGGAGTACGCCAAGAAGCTCGGCGTCGACACCGACGCGCTGCTCGTCTCCCAGCCCGACACCGGTGAGCAGGCGCTCGAGATCGCGGACATGCTGATCCGCTCCGGCGCGCTCGACATCCTGGTCATCGACTCCGTGGCCGCGCTCGTGCCGCGCGCCGAGATCGAGGGCGAGATGGGCGACTCGCACGTCGGCCTCCAGGCCCGCCTGATGAGTCAGGCGCTGCGCAAGATGACCGGTGCGATGAACAACTCCGGCACCACGGCGATCTTCATCAACCAGTTGCGCGAGAAGATCGGCGTCATGTTCGGCTCCCCGGAGACCACGACCGGTGGCAAGGCGCTGAAGTTCTACGCGTCGGTCCGGCTCGACGTGCGCCGCATCGAGACGCTCAAGGACGGCGGCGAGCCGGTCGGCAACCGCACCCGCGTCAAGGTCGTCAAGAACAAGATGGCCCCGCCCTTCAAGCAGGCCGAGTTCGACATCCTGTACGGCCACGGCGTCTCCCGCGAGGGTTCGCTCATCGACATGGGTGTCGACCAGGCGATCCTGCGCAAGTCCGGTGCCTGGTACACCTACGAAGGCGACCAGCTCGGCCAGGGCAAGGAGAACGCGCGGAAGTTCCTGCGCGACAACCCGGACATCGCCAACGAGATCGAGAAGCGGATCAAGGAGAAGCTGGGCATCGGCGCGCAGCTCGACGCCGAAGCCGTCGAAGCCGTGCCGGCGCCGGTCGACTTCTGA